In Hydrogenispora ethanolica, one DNA window encodes the following:
- the rpiB gene encoding ribose 5-phosphate isomerase B, whose product MSSIAIGSDEAGFGLKEKIRQFLTDMGFEVKDYGVYDTQPVLYPDIAVRVAQAIAAGHHERGILVCGTGIGMAIAANKVPGVRAAVCHDPYSAERARKSNDAQIMALGARIIGEELAKLLVTTWLHSEFQGGGSTPKVAKITEYERIFWNKQDV is encoded by the coding sequence TGGCTTAAAAGAAAAAATTCGGCAGTTTTTAACGGATATGGGCTTTGAAGTGAAGGATTACGGGGTATATGACACCCAACCGGTACTCTATCCGGACATCGCCGTTCGAGTGGCGCAGGCGATCGCCGCCGGACACCATGAGCGAGGAATCCTGGTTTGCGGCACCGGAATCGGTATGGCCATCGCGGCCAACAAAGTTCCCGGAGTAAGAGCGGCGGTCTGTCACGATCCGTATTCAGCCGAGAGGGCCCGTAAAAGTAATGATGCGCAGATTATGGCCTTAGGAGCCCGGATCATCGGAGAGGAACTCGCCAAACTGCTCGTCACCACCTGGTTACACTCCGAGTTTCAAGGCGGGGGTTCAACCCCAAAAGTAGCCAAGATTACGGAATATGAAAGAATTTTCTGGAACAAGCAGGATGTGTAG